The genomic DNA CTGGGCTGCCGCCTGCGgctgagagaggagaggaagccgcGTGTGTGGCAGGAGAAATAAAACTCGAAGAAGGTACTAGAACACcgagagaaaccgacgaaaggagcggagacaagcagaaagagagtgaTGCCGCCTCTTCAGAGACCGGATCTGGCGGAGATAGcgacgggaaagacgagcaggaaggagaaacgaaaaaacgtgaggaaacagaggaagcaggctCTGCCGACTACAAAGAAAAGAGTGAGgaacaggagaagaaggaagaaaacgaagagcaagaagaaacagaacaggaagacgaaaaagaagagagaggtcacaggaagggagaagcTGTTGCGTGCGAAGGCGCGTCTTGTGACGGTCGTCGAGGGGCTTCatcgggagaggaagagacaaagaagcgaGATCTTTCCGgagcaggagaaaacgcacgtgaagagcagagagactctGGTTTTGCAGAGAAACCCGATGTGAACGAGACCCGACCggcctcctccctctccccaGAGGAGTCCAACGGCCCTCGCTCTGTTGCTCAAGACCCtggctcttcctcctgttcgtttgtctctcgggagacagaagccgcatgcagtgaaggcggtgtacgtacacccgcgccgcctgtctcgcgctctgctCACTCCGGTGACGCTTCCGGcacttcctctctgtcttcgcccgCGGAGACAAGGCCCCCCACCGAGGCAGGCGCCCttggggaagacgcgaagatTCGAGACGCCGTGAAAACGTTCGAGCGCGCGTCCCTGGAAAGTGTAATcgaccgcatgcagcggacTGTCCTGTGCCTGctggcagaaaagaaagagacgaaactgGAAAagtgtcgccttctccaggaACGCCGGGACCTCGACGAACAAATTgtcgagacgcgaaaaaagctGCGCGAGATCGagcccgcttcttctctctctgcttcgtcttctctttccgggTTTTCAGGGTCTCTTCTCGGGAAGTTCGCAGCGCTGTCTCTTGACCttggagaagagcgcgacggaCGACATCTCTCAGAGGCGAGAGTTGCGAATCCCTTGGCGCGCCCAGACCCCagccagagaggaaaaggagcgtcgtcctcgccttttcccgaGGTCACCGCAGGTGCGCCTGGCGCTGCGCCTCCATCGCCGTCACGCGCTCGCgcgaccgcggagacagggccgGAGGACACGGAGACACTTGTGGCGCaggcagccgcaggcgaggGGTCGTCGGGCCACGGAGAAGCGCAGCAGCAGGGCGAGCCGCCACACGCCGCAAACGGCGACGCGGCCGTCTTGGCTTCGGAATTCGCGTATCCTGGCAGTGGAAGcgtggagaaggcgacaggctTGGTGGCGCCTCCTGGCCTTCTGgaggaggacggcgagaacgcgctGGCGGATTTTCTGGAGTCGCTTGTCACGCGCTTCGGCCCCGCGGCAGTGAAAGGTgtagagacagcggcgacgaagatGCGTTCGGGTTTCCACGTGCTCCGCGCGGAGCTCGCGGCCGTTCAAGAGCGGCAAAGAGccctcgagagacagcggacgctggagcggcgcgcgcgtctccagctgctcAAGGAAGAGAGTCTCGAGTACGCACACCACCAGCGACTCTTGGCGCATCTGCGTGCGCACTGCGAACGcgaaggacaggagagaaggcggcagactGGAGGGAGTGGGGAGGAGACGACCCTCGGAGACGCCCCAGTCTCTGCACAGGAAGGAAACCGAACGCCTTCGCCGGCTGTCTCGGCTCCGGCGGCCTCGGGAGAGGCACGGGCCGAGGCTCGCATGCAGGCACCAGAGCTGAGGGAGTCAGGCGAGGTGTcggcaggcgagaggaagcaggacGGGCGTTCAGAAAGTGCAGCGCAGGAGTGTGtagaagcggagaaggagaaaggcgagagcgaggaaacccAGGGGCTCGCCGGAACATCAGGTacggagaacagagaaccCCGCGCCTCATCTCCATTGCCTACGAAGGATTCCGCCTCGGGTTCGTCGTcattctctcctttctctccttcctctccttcgtctttttctccttcgtctttttctccttcgtcttcctctccgtctgcctttccttccgtctcttctccatcgTGCTGCAGCCGCCCCGTTGTCGACGCTCTTGGGCGCGTGACGAGTGTGCCtccgcggcgacggcgaacgaCTCTTGGGTCGCGGCGTGAGAGGCTCGAGAAGgcggtttcttccctctcggaAAAGACAGCTGCGGTGCCTCTCGATTTCTTGTCGAAGAACGTCGCCAGCGCCGTGGGCTCAGTCACAACTTCCGTTTCGCGATGGCTCTttggcgaagacgaggcccTCGCTGGAGACGGGCACTCTCCGgtcccgcctgtctctgcctctccccacgcgcctgccgcctccgctgcctctccgccttctttcgtGGCCTCCGGGCCTTTCCCCGGCTTGGGAGACACTCTGGAAGGCGGAAAGCCGGGCCCTTTCAACGGGACGGGAGCACGGCCCGGGGCAACTTTGCGCGCGAACACGCACTTTCCGTGCCGGGTTTTCAAcctttcgtcgccttcggatcgttctctcccctcgcaTCCGCCGTCTCCAAGCGGCCAggacacgcatgcaggcgagaagactggcgacggagaggaggacgagcCTGCCGTCTCGGTGATTGAGGCACAGATCGGAGTCGACCCGCCCGCGCGTGCTGAGCTCGGAGGGACAGAAGCGACCGCGAAAACCGCGCTCGCGCTTGTCGTTTTGGCCACTGAGCAGTGCACCGCCGTAGCGCAGCAGTGGGTTGAGAGACACTGGGAGACACTCAAACGCTGTGAAGAGCGAGAtggcgaggcggaagcagagaaagagcgagagctggaaacggagagaaaacgggaggcaGCGCACGCCCTCGCCACCTTCCTCTccaaggcagaagaagaaagcgaagatTTGCCGGTTCGGATCCACGCTCACTGGCTGCACATCCtcggcagaagaagcgacggggaagagggggaagaaggagaaaaggacgaggacggTTTTGGAGCGCAGCCTGAGCCGATCGTTGCGTAGGAACGGAAAGGCATTCGACGGTcgcgggaagcgagagcgggGGACCGACGGCAGATacacagaaaaacggaaaggctCGATGAGAAGGGGCGAGAATGGAGGGGGACCGACTCGTGTGGCGCCAGAGGGAAGCGTGTGTGGAGgtggaaacgggagaaaagaaaaaccgcGCCAAGACACGAGAACACACGCCACGTGAAGTGTTTCGTGgtgcgacagaaaaacagatcCAGAATCCTGAAACAAGCCTTCTAGAAGCCCCAGCAGAAAATGCCCATATGCCTacttatatacatatatttatatatacgcatTCGGGTGTAGATTGGTTTTTCCGTAGTTGTACGTGTGCGCGCATCTCTTTGAATCCGGGTCGTTAGAGCAGTTGCAATTCGCACACATGACATGTAAAgcaaagaggggagagaagagagaaacagggtGCGAACTGTGGCGGCTGCCTGACGGAAAATCCAGAGCATCGGCCTCCCGCTGTCGTGTTTCTAAATCTAAAATGTTTCCTCGACGACAATGGGGTctgtggcgcatgcagacaaaAGCCCTTTTCCGAGCCTCTTCTGGCtgctctcgccctcgactttctgcgtctgtgcATTCCGCGAATTTGCGCTGGGCTCTCGTAGCAGCAACCTGGATGCAGCCTGGATACTAGGAGCTTAGTTTTGTCCATTTCTGTGTTTCGTGgtccctcgttttcccacGAACGGGACTCGGAGTTTCAGGTGTATATGCAGCTGCGTGGCTGAGCCAGGTGTTTCgagtcttctttcttgtgAAGGAATCCAGAGTTTGCTTcagtccttttctctgtgggCGGTCGCGACCGcgctcgcgcatgcagccgcgaaATTTCTCATTCCAGCAGGGACTTCCCGACGCGTGTTTAAAGGCGACCTGGGAGGCGAAACTCGAGAAGCGAGCCGAACAATGCGCTTTTCCCGCTCGGAAGTCTGCTTCCGCGACGAAACGTTGCGTTCTTGTCgagttctccttctttcgATTTCTCTGCTCTCAGCAAGGATTACATACCTTTATACACAAATCGCCACATGGAGCAGGGCACCTCCAACCCGTGCGCGTCGCTGCTCCCTACCGAGTCACGTCTTACGCAGATACATatgaatgcatgcagatagaGGATtatgtggatatatatatatatatatatatatatatataggtttTGCAGGTGGAGAAATATGGTGCTTCTTATAGGGGCTGCATTTTTAAGGGCGAGATCGGCGGCTCCGCGGACGCCCCCGTGCGTGAACTCGCCTCGGTGCACGGGCCTTTCTCACTTTGCTGCTTGCGCTGATTCCGAATCTTGAAGTCCGCTCCCGCTTTCTCACACACAAGCTCACTTGACAGTCGATTCCAGCCTATCTacacgtgcatatatacatatatcatatataaacatatacatTTATTCATAttcatatatgcatatataaacatatatatatctatatatatacatacgcatTTAGGGTATCTCGTTCTGCTTCGCATTGGAGACTGTTTTCGAAGGCaagccgcatgcagcccaGGAGATATGAGAGACACGTGGACAGCTGCACATGCGGGCAGATGTGCTCAGATAAGTGCATGGAAGGACACGTGTATGCGTAATACAGCAATAGATGTATCGCCAGACTGTAGAAACACACATCAAAGGCCAGTGTCGATATAGGTATTTCGATAAGAACCTGTGCGTCCAGGGTTTTGGGGCTTTTCAGTGACGGTGTCTTTGTCCCCTTTTGGAAAGCGTAAAAGAGAGGGACATTGAGACGAAGCAAAATGGCCGTCCACGCCACACGACAGTCACCAGAGTCTCCACTTTCTGGTTTCGGAAAACTTTACGCCTCTCTTCAGACAAGGCCGAGTTAGCCGGCACTCGCTCGTCTTTGAAGAccacagaaaggaaaaaagaagcgtCAAGATACACCTCGTTTTTCTGAAACAGACATACACACGCATCTGCTACGCGTCCGCCTGCTCCATCTCTGCTCTTTTCATAGATATTCCTCGGTTCAACGACACAGATTCAGATAGATGTAAATAAACTGGTAAGGACAGATACTGATATACAGAAAGACATATATGGATTTATAGACAGGCGTAGACGGACGGGCAGACTcatgtgcagagagagatacaaAGAAGTACGTGTCTGTATATCTGCACAGGCAGATAGGAAAAAgtagagagacacagagagatctGCACAGATGCATCGAAAGATCGGAGTAGATGACGATATAGAGGCACGCATCCACGGCGGCCTCTCatatctctgcatgcgtttcgaTGGTTGGTTTAGTCTCGATTTTCCTTTTCAAAGAAGCAAAGTGCTGCACGTGTTGTGTGCGTGCAAGGTGGTTACGCGTTCACGCGGCAAAAATGATCATTTTACAAGGCGACACTCGACAGCCTGCGTCAgcgtcgtttcccttcgcttctgtctcgccgtctcaTCCGGTTctgcgctttttctctcggtcttcttcctccacccCGTCTGCGTGCTtgcctcccgcgcctctcttcctctcggccttctccgcgCGGGAGACCCTATCCCTTCCCTTTGTCGAccttttgctttctctttcttccctccaaGACGGAACCAGAGACAAACCCCCGGAGCTCTCCGCAGCCACACGCCCGgccgtttccgtttccgctGTCACcgcgcggtctctctctctgcagtttTCACTCTCTTGATTTATCGAGACATGTACGTGGACGCGGCgtgagaaagggaagcggGGCGACACCCTCGAGTCTTCTCCTGCAAGAACGCTTGGATGACGAGCGGAGGAGGATAGGGGCTGTTGGGGAAAGTTCCGCGTTTGTCTCGGCGCTTCCACTTGTTGTCGTACTTTCGTAGAGGAGGATCGCAGATGTCATTGAAGCTGCAttcagaaaacgcgcgaggacgcggcaGAGATGCAAGAGCCatcgaaaaggaaacgcgcgaagaaacgaaggctGCGCGGCGGAGCCTCTCGTGAGAGTGTCGAACACGAAATCCTGAGAgagcgtggagagagaggagagaccagGCATCGCCCAGATCGTGGCGCGTACACGCAAATCGCGAAGAACGCCACCGGCACAAGGAAgtggaagcagaggagaggtTTCTtcaaaaagagagaccgacTTTGTCTCTTACCAGAATCCGGGGTCGTCAAGCATCCGAAGAGCGCGTTGCGGATCGTAGCCTGCCCGATGCAGAAGCTGGTAAGCAAACTCCGCGGAGAAAGGCTGCCATCCTGGCCGCGCATGCCAGCAGCGCGAACACCtgtgaagggaagagaaagaaagggttGCTTCCtatctgtgttttcttcctgtggCGAAGGCGTTTCGCTCAAGCGCGTGTTGCACTtcaaagggaaaaaggaactCGCGTGTGTTTGTCCTCAGccaccctttctctcccgtcttctaCAGcccctccgctctctcctttctgctttgtctctttgtctctctgctgtgcctttctcttccctctttcttgccCACATCTGGGAAAGACAGACACTCAAGACCACCCGACACGAATCAGGGTAGGGCGGAGGGTGTGCGTTTGGAAGCATaggctttctctcccctttcctctccatcgTCAGCCCTTTCccctttgctctctcctccgtctccagcgtttctccgtcctctcgaGACGCCCCCGTCGGACCTCTTCCCACGCGAGgctcgttttttttccttccctgtGTCCAGCAAACTCGACaacttggttgtctgtgtctcccgaCTCGCTTCGCCCGTCTGTGCTGGgacctccctctctctcccccctcccGGGActtgtctctgccgtcttgcCCAGGCCTCGCGCGCCCACGTACGTTTCGACAAAGTCGGCGAGTTCGCCTTGCGTCCGAATGCAGTGTTGCATGCGGCCCGTCGCGAGGcactgctgtctcttctcttcgagacagcgcggcgaGTACACGAGCCGCGGCTCCAACGCGCTGTGTCTGCTGTCTTCGCCCACGGCCAGCACACCCGCGAAGAGCAGCCCCCCGGGCGGGTGGGTTCCTAGGGAAGCGCCGTCGAGGCTCTGGAAGACTGGAGGCGAAAAGTACAcgccagaaggcgaggcggcgacgacgccCGGGCgacttcgcttcttctcctcgccagcCGCCTGGCTACAGCGGACCCGCGAGACGTCCAGGTGCGCGCTGGGAGCGAACGGCCGAGCcgccgcgcaggcgaggTGCGACGGGGTTTTCCTTCcgagcgccgcagccgcccgGGAGTAGCTGTCctgaaacgcgaagaaggacgacgccgagggcaccgaggcgaaggacgaggagccCGGATAGGCGGACGAgacaaacagagaggcgcgcgcagagagcgaaggggCGAAGGGGAACAGAGCGCaccgcgcctcttccgccgaGGCCAGCTCGTCTGTGCGAGACAAGTAAAAGTCGGGGAGGCGAGGCACctacagagaaaagaaagagcagcAAAAAGGCGGAACGCGCACGCGTGGGGGAAAGGCGGAACGCGCCCGCGtgggggaaaggcgaggacgcgcggcAGCGCAGCATCCTTCACGACACGGACGCTGCCAGCGCGCGCGggtctgcctctctcagGCGCTTCGAGGCGACACACAGCCCAggcgtctgcgcctctctcgatGTCTCTCATCTCTCGCGAGAcccgtttttccctcttcccctctttcccaACGCGAGCCTTTTTGAGAGATTGTgacgccttcgcttcttaACGGCGCAtgctccgtcctcgtcggtTTCTCGCGGATCGACATCGGCACacggcgcctcctctcttctgtcgcgaGACGAGCAAACAACCGTGCACCTTATCTGCGTGTGGCTGCTCCTCGACtggccttcgtctctctctctgtgctgtCCGCTGGTaaacgtttttctctgtctctgaatttcttgtctctgtgctggtgtgtctctctccatttcgcTTTCCGCTGTGCGAGGTGAAGGCGGGCGGCGCTTTTTTCGCGCGCGGccgcgaggcgtctccgtctcacCTGATAGTCGGGTCCTACGTTGATCCGCGTCTCGTCGCCCCGCCTTCGTCGTTTCTTCCCACTCGAGCCACTCCCCGGCCCGCTGCTCGACGCGCCCCACCTGCCTCCTGCACGACAGCTCGCGAGCgacgacaaagaggaagaaggcgccgcgggGTGAGAAGGCGGGGGCGGATCCAGTTCCCGAGACGAGGCTGCCGTGGGcaaaggcgaagcgagagagaacgcacgGCCCCTTTGAGCGTCGCCATCTGCGCCTGCGGAGCCTTCGCGCCTGTCAGcgcgttcttccctgtcgtcttctttctcgccggtcgagggcggcgcgccggcgccgcgtctgccttcgcggtttttctcttccttctcgtcctcctgagttcggcgcggcgccgccccCGCAGGGCTCGCCACAGAGCTGGGCGtctccgaggaagaagcccgACGCGGCGGCTCTGTCTTCGAGGGACTTGCTGCGCTGTTGGGGGCTTCGCTCGCGAGATCTTCTCTAGTCGCTTGTCCACTTTCGCCGCTGTCCAccgccgttttctcctcgtccttctcttctcgcctctcgcctctcctttctgctccttctcggccctcggcctctccctctcccttctcttcgttttctcgcttctctttcgcgagGCCTCGGGAGGGCGGTTCGTCGGGAGCAGCGCTGGAGAcaagaggagacgacgaggcggaggcgcgcagactcctgcgcttcgcgactcgaagaggcgagagggtcGGGgcttcgttctcgtccttcgcgtTCAGCGGCGAGCTGGGGTGGAAGTTCGAAGCGCACGACGCGGGCAACAGGGAAAAGTACGTGGAAGGCGGCAAGCCTCCCTCGCCCTTTCGCTCGGCGCGCGCAACACACTCCGGACAGTACCAGTCATCGTCTGTGAGCTGAGGCCGCCGTGCGGTGTCTAGACAGTCGATGTGGAACGAGTTCGTGCACCCTTCGCAGCAGACGACTTCCCCGCCGCCGCGACAGCAGAAGCAAATGCTGTCGTTActctctcggctgctccCGCCCACgcttcgcgcgtcttcgccctccgaCAAGTCCatcgcgagagacgcagggcgcgcgagagaccgcAGTTTGCGGGAACGGCCTGCGATAGGGCACGGAGAGTCGCAgcggacgaaaagaaaagcgcggagagaggcaagcgcgcaagcagggagagaaacgccgaagcacctgcagagagggcgagaggagagcagagaggaaaagatcGGAGGCGTGTGGAAACAAACGAGAcggaacagaggagaggggggagggCAGACGGCACACAAAGAGGTGAAgtgaagaggcagaggcgggaagtggaggaaagaagggagaaaaggcggcgcGTCCACCAAAGAGAGCAAGCACTTCCACGCGGGCTTGTTTTTGCCAGCCCCGCCCCAGAGTCGGCGTGCGTCCTTTCTTCAAGGCCTGCTTggcgcgtcttttccctttttttctccctgtcggTCTCTCTTGCTAGACGTGGCAATCTGCCCGGTGTCTGTGGTTTCTTTGGGTTTCTTTCCAGCGTCGAAAAGCGCAGGGAAGTCCCTGCGCCCGTCGTCAGCCGGACAGCTGCCGAGACActcgaaggcgcgaaagggGAGAACTCGAGCTGCGCGAGAACAGCGATCTTACAGACGGCAGCAGTTCCACCGCATCGGCCAGAAGGAGGCGCACGTTTCTTCGAACGAAACGGACcgaggaacggagacacgtagcctcgcctcccttcttctctgctcgctgTTCGGACGCGCTgtccgcgcatgcacacaggaCACTCACGTGCACAGCGACCGGGgaacggaaagggagagactgAACGAAGCGACAaagtgagagagaaggcgaacgcaTCAGAGACCAAAAGGATCGAacgagacgaggaaagccCGAGGCTCGAAGACGCACTTCGGCCGAGTGTACATACGCTGCTGCACAACTGCCGCAAAACAGGTGTCGCGGAAAACGGGCACAGTGAGGACGGGAAAAAGTGGACAGGTCGGCGAACTGAAGGCGCAGCGCTGCGAAAAAGACAACGCACACAagaggaacggcgagaaaaggaatgGCACGAGGGAATAGCGAAGCAAGGCGACGAAAATATCCAGATTTAAGGAACGACCTCTAAAAACGCCCCAACTTCACGGTCAGCGAGACAACCtagaagagagacggccgaAGAGCGAGTCGCGAGTGACACGTGTGAAGCGTCTCGCAagtgtcttccttttcgcgcgttctctgcgaCTTTCTCCGTCTGTGCGTCGTTTCGTGCGCTGCCTACCCGCGAACGCGTGCCCGCCGTACCGGGAAAACCTCTCCCTTCTGAGAA from Neospora caninum Liverpool complete genome, chromosome VIII includes the following:
- a CDS encoding putative PHD-finger domain-containing protein; translated protein: MDLSEGEDARSVGGSSRESNDSICFCCRGGGEVVCCEGCTNSFHIDCLDTARRPQLTDDDWYCPECVARAERKGEGGLPPSTYFSLLPASCASNFHPSSPLNAKDENEAPTLSPLRVAKRRSLRASASSSPLVSSAAPDEPPSRGLAKEKRENEEKGEGEAEGREGAERRGERREEKDEEKTAVDSGESGQATREDLASEAPNSAASPSKTEPPRRASSSETPSSVASPAGAAPRRTQEDEKEEKNREGRRGAGAPPSTGEKEDDREERADRREGSAGADGDAQRGRAFSLASPLPTAASSRELDPPPPSHPAAPSSSLSSLASCRAGGRWGASSSGPGSGSSGKKRRRRGDETRINVGPDYQVPRLPDFYLSRTDELASAEEARCALFPFAPSLSARASLFVSSAYPGSSSFASVPSASSFFAFQDSYSRAAAALGRKTPSHLACAAARPFAPSAHLDVSRVRCSQAAGEEKKRSRPGVVAASPSGVYFSPPVFQSLDGASLGTHPPGGLLFAGVLAVGEDSRHSALEPRLVYSPRCLEEKRQQCLATGRMQHCIRTQGELADFVETYVGARGLGKTAETSPGRGEREGGPSTDGRSESGDTDNQVVEFAGHREGKKTSLAWEELLHRAGYDPQRALRMLDDPGFCFNDICDPPLRKYDNKWKRRDKRGTFPNSPYPPPLVIQAFLQEKTRGCRPASLSHAASTYMSR
- a CDS encoding putative glutamic acid-rich protein; translated protein: MTEKSVSAEGAPGLPPAAERGEEAACVAGEIKLEEGTRTPRETDERSGDKQKESDAASSETGSGGDSDGKDEQEGETKKREETEEAGSADYKEKSEEQEKKEENEEQEETEQEDEKEERGHRKGEAVACEGASCDGRRGASSGEEETKKRDLSGAGENAREEQRDSGFAEKPDVNETRPASSLSPEESNGPRSVAQDPGSSSCSFVSRETEAACSEGGVRTPAPPVSRSAHSGDASGTSSLSSPAETRPPTEAGALGEDAKIRDAVKTFERASLESVIDRMQRTVLCLLAEKKETKLEKCRLLQERRDLDEQIVETRKKLREIEPASSLSASSSLSGFSGSLLGKFAALSLDLGEERDGRHLSEARVANPLARPDPSQRGKGASSSPFPEVTAGAPGAAPPSPSRARATAETGPEDTETLVAQAAAGEGSSGHGEAQQQGEPPHAANGDAAVLASEFAYPGSGSVEKATGLVAPPGLLEEDGENALADFLESLVTRFGPAAVKGVETAATKMRSGFHVLRAELAAVQERQRALERQRTLERRARLQLLKEESLEYAHHQRLLAHLRAHCEREGQERRRQTGGSGEETTLGDAPVSAQEGNRTPSPAVSAPAASGEARAEARMQAPELRESGEVSAGERKQDGRSESAAQECVEAEKEKGESEETQGLAGTSGTENREPRASSPLPTKDSASGSSSFSPFSPSSPSSFSPSSFSPSSSSPSAFPSVSSPSCCSRPVVDALGRVTSVPPRRRRTTLGSRRERLEKAVSSLSEKTAAVPLDFLSKNVASAVGSVTTSVSRWLFGEDEALAGDGHSPVPPVSASPHAPAASAASPPSFVASGPFPGLGDTLEGGKPGPFNGTGARPGATLRANTHFPCRVFNLSSPSDRSLPSHPPSPSGQDTHAGEKTGDGEEDEPAVSVIEAQIGVDPPARAELGGTEATAKTALALVVLATEQCTAVAQQWVERHWETLKRCEERDGEAEAEKERELETERKREAAHALATFLSKAEEESEDLPVRIHAHWLHILGRRSDGEEGEEGEKDEDGFGAQPEPIVA